A single Paenibacillus kribbensis DNA region contains:
- a CDS encoding carbohydrate ABC transporter permease: MSELNKSMGLGTRSRHLASSKARIRTSSLKIQRLRENALAYTFLAPSLILFAVFMFYPMLKSVYLSLHSTDPAGNVAAYVGLDNFAVLFSSGQFLQGIKVTLLFALLTVPAGILLALVLAALTHSKLRGMRIFQFAFSLPMVLSVGSSAVIWKFLFHPTLGMFNYVLSLLHINPVPWLTSPDWALLSVAIMTIWMNLGFNYIILSSGLQGIPDDMYESAKMDGAGPLITFWRISMPLLSPTIFFVTVVSIIGAFQSFAQINILTKGGPVNSTNVFVYSIYQEAFVNFRFGTGSAQAIVLFVVILLLTMIQFKWVERKVHYQ; the protein is encoded by the coding sequence TTGAGTGAGCTTAACAAATCGATGGGACTTGGTACGAGAAGTCGGCATCTGGCTTCATCTAAGGCCCGCATACGCACAAGTTCGCTAAAAATTCAGAGATTGCGCGAAAATGCGCTGGCGTACACCTTTTTGGCTCCATCGCTCATTTTATTTGCTGTATTTATGTTTTATCCGATGTTGAAGTCGGTTTATCTCAGCCTGCATTCCACAGATCCGGCAGGAAACGTTGCAGCTTATGTAGGGTTGGATAATTTTGCTGTACTTTTCAGCTCAGGTCAGTTTCTGCAAGGGATCAAGGTCACGCTCCTGTTCGCGCTATTGACGGTGCCTGCAGGTATTTTATTGGCGCTCGTGCTGGCTGCACTGACCCATAGTAAACTACGCGGAATGCGCATTTTTCAGTTCGCGTTTTCACTACCGATGGTGCTGTCGGTCGGTTCATCTGCCGTCATATGGAAGTTTCTTTTTCATCCGACACTCGGGATGTTCAATTACGTGCTTTCCCTGTTACATATCAATCCGGTTCCATGGCTGACCAGCCCGGACTGGGCGCTGCTCTCCGTAGCCATCATGACTATTTGGATGAATCTAGGCTTCAATTACATTATTTTATCCAGCGGACTGCAAGGGATTCCGGACGACATGTATGAAAGTGCCAAAATGGATGGGGCCGGTCCCTTGATCACGTTCTGGCGTATTTCCATGCCATTGCTATCGCCAACGATCTTTTTTGTGACGGTAGTCTCCATTATCGGGGCCTTTCAGTCCTTCGCGCAAATTAACATTTTGACCAAGGGCGGGCCGGTGAACAGTACGAATGTGTTTGTATACTCCATTTATCAGGAGGCCTTCGTTAATTTCCGATTCGGCACGGGAAGCGCCCAGGCGATTGTATTGTTTGTCGTCATTTTGCTGCTCACGATGATTCAGTTCAAATGGGTGGAAAGAAAGGTGCATTACCAATGA
- a CDS encoding polysaccharide deacetylase family protein — protein sequence MKYNRLLSTSVAVALFCASFCPTPYTNTTQAASYASPAPTKGRAYYEERGDIVWEVPTSRKVIALTFDDGPDETKTPAILDLLKQYDAKATFFVVGSRVEKLPHIVKREREEGHDVGNHTFHHSSFHRISRNKALSEMDQGQASIVQATGTETHLFRPPGGSYTDSLVKLSKEKGLKMILWSWHQDTLDWRRPGVHRIANKVLRNARNGDIVLMHDYVYKSTQTVEALKIILPELKKRGFTFVTVTELLANRKTPEGLIEVNK from the coding sequence ATGAAATATAACCGATTACTGTCTACAAGTGTCGCTGTTGCCTTGTTCTGTGCCAGCTTTTGCCCCACACCCTATACCAATACTACACAGGCCGCATCGTACGCCTCCCCTGCTCCTACAAAAGGAAGAGCCTATTACGAAGAACGAGGGGACATTGTATGGGAAGTTCCTACCTCTCGCAAGGTGATTGCCCTCACCTTCGACGATGGACCGGATGAGACCAAAACGCCGGCTATTCTGGATTTGCTCAAGCAATATGACGCCAAAGCGACCTTTTTTGTCGTCGGCAGCCGAGTAGAGAAACTCCCTCACATTGTAAAGCGGGAACGAGAAGAAGGACATGATGTCGGCAACCATACCTTCCATCATTCATCCTTCCATCGTATTTCCCGTAACAAAGCCCTGTCTGAAATGGATCAGGGCCAAGCCAGCATCGTTCAAGCAACGGGTACAGAAACTCACCTTTTCCGTCCACCGGGTGGTTCCTATACCGACTCGCTCGTCAAACTATCTAAAGAAAAAGGGCTCAAAATGATTTTATGGTCCTGGCATCAGGACACCCTGGATTGGCGAAGACCCGGCGTACACCGCATCGCTAATAAAGTGCTCCGCAACGCCAGAAACGGCGATATCGTCCTCATGCACGATTATGTATATAAAAGTACACAAACCGTTGAAGCCCTCAAAATCATTTTGCCTGAGCTGAAAAAAAGAGGGTTTACCTTCGTCACCGTAACCGAACTGCTTGCCAATCGTAAGACGCCCGAAGGACTTATTGAAGTGAATAAATGA
- a CDS encoding class F sortase, with protein MLLILLGSTSCSSSAKHDGNPTQAPAKLEIQQPKTPKPLQVKSKPFPGIIPHKIDIPAVRVHSIIEPVAYLENGQMGVPGNTDRVGYLSTGILPGAAGNAIMDGHVDTYTGPAVFYPLKKLKRGDYVYVTGDDGCKLQFVVESVKFYLTPEAPIQTIFGPTEEHRLNLITCAGRYSRSKKEHEGRLVVFTKLAHMNSACEKLTVQNKDNPIISKENE; from the coding sequence GTGCTATTGATTTTGCTGGGTAGTACTAGCTGTTCTTCTTCGGCTAAACATGATGGCAACCCCACCCAGGCCCCGGCTAAGCTTGAAATTCAACAACCTAAAACGCCGAAGCCATTACAGGTTAAAAGTAAACCCTTTCCAGGCATCATTCCACATAAAATTGATATTCCTGCGGTTCGTGTTCATTCGATTATAGAACCGGTTGCCTATTTAGAAAATGGACAAATGGGCGTTCCAGGTAACACGGATCGAGTAGGTTATTTATCTACTGGAATATTGCCAGGAGCCGCGGGTAATGCAATTATGGATGGGCATGTTGATACATATACGGGTCCGGCAGTTTTTTATCCTCTTAAAAAACTGAAAAGGGGGGATTACGTGTATGTGACTGGCGATGACGGCTGTAAGCTTCAGTTTGTTGTAGAGTCTGTGAAATTTTACCTAACCCCCGAAGCACCAATTCAAACGATTTTTGGGCCTACTGAAGAGCACCGTTTAAACTTGATTACCTGTGCCGGACGCTACAGTCGAAGCAAGAAGGAACATGAAGGAAGACTGGTCGTCTTTACTAAATTAGCACACATGAATTCAGCTTGTGAGAAACTTACGGTTCAAAACAAGGACAACCCAATCATTTCCAAGGAGAATGAATAA
- a CDS encoding amidase domain-containing protein has protein sequence MLRITKLQLLCMTLILIPACSFSLFRAQAEPAKKENVVPFLQELFEDRTQLLMDQDKRHIEDHYLLTDKRSNYAYLHEMNRAEYIQEWAKHRKMKFVNAESSIRVARADVLGDTAKVSLVQSLKLSYEYIDDYPGRHDFGIGTRHGITLRKKDNRWYVEREWYSDPLEENAKKIEKSDLFFTPHKDPATPERVIHKYNRTRAVDYANKYAGTTWGAGNGQRYNQKYLDYNSKGGDCTNFSSQVIGDAKEGGGLPMKSGWHYLYGHGGSQAWVQTDAFKNFLIRSGYGRIIGQGSFSNIVQSINERQQQLDKPQLMPGDLIAYVLKGDVDHFSIVVGFDQRGFPLVNSHTADRYRVPFDLGWDKNTKYLLIHIQD, from the coding sequence GTGCTTAGAATCACAAAATTACAATTGCTGTGCATGACCTTAATATTGATTCCTGCTTGCAGCTTCTCTTTATTTCGTGCACAAGCCGAGCCAGCTAAAAAGGAAAACGTCGTCCCCTTTCTTCAAGAATTGTTTGAAGACCGCACTCAGTTGTTGATGGATCAGGATAAAAGGCATATTGAGGACCATTACTTGTTAACAGATAAACGAAGCAACTACGCGTACCTTCATGAAATGAACAGGGCCGAATACATTCAAGAATGGGCCAAGCATCGTAAAATGAAATTTGTGAATGCGGAAAGTTCCATTCGGGTAGCTCGTGCTGACGTGTTGGGCGATACGGCAAAAGTGTCTCTTGTTCAGTCCTTGAAATTGAGTTATGAGTATATCGACGACTATCCAGGTCGGCATGATTTTGGAATTGGAACTCGTCATGGCATTACATTGAGAAAAAAAGACAATCGTTGGTACGTGGAGCGTGAATGGTATTCAGACCCTCTAGAAGAAAATGCAAAGAAAATTGAAAAATCCGATTTATTTTTCACTCCCCATAAAGATCCAGCAACACCAGAGAGGGTTATTCATAAATACAACAGAACCCGCGCAGTTGACTATGCAAACAAGTATGCAGGAACGACATGGGGTGCAGGGAATGGTCAGCGATATAATCAAAAATATCTGGATTATAATTCCAAAGGGGGCGACTGTACCAACTTCTCCTCACAAGTGATCGGGGACGCGAAGGAAGGCGGAGGGCTGCCTATGAAATCAGGATGGCATTACTTGTATGGCCACGGTGGAAGCCAAGCCTGGGTTCAAACGGACGCATTTAAAAATTTTCTGATACGCTCCGGCTATGGCAGAATTATAGGGCAAGGAAGCTTTTCTAATATTGTCCAATCGATAAATGAACGGCAGCAGCAGCTTGACAAACCCCAGCTGATGCCAGGTGATTTAATTGCTTACGTGTTAAAAGGAGATGTTGACCATTTCTCTATAGTTGTTGGATTTGATCAGCGTGGCTTTCCTTTAGTCAACTCCCATACCGCAGACCGTTACAGAGTCCCCTTCGACTTGGGGTGGGATAAAAATACCAAGTATTTGTTGATTCATATACAAGATTAA
- a CDS encoding oligosaccharide flippase family protein has translation MKLPLLLKQTMVRANAMIVVKAIGLVGKVFMTRLVGAEGMGLYQLAYSFYSLILMIISGGLPTALGMFTAKHTARGWRLFKIFSIFLMLTGLICSVLTFWLSKPIASLLGYPQLDFVIRCLSPAILAVPLLSLLRGYLQGLEKYTAIALSEIIEQTVRIGTLIWLVPLFIQYGIESAVGGAVLGTFTGALLAFAMLSAFFMYNRPSVALSPPSTRTDLPLVVQASFAIALTRLLIPASDFMDAIIIPQRLQVAGVSPKEAAEMFGIVTGIALVVAYMPTLITGSLTHTLTMKITTDWQNKEYNIFYKKSHTALQIAWVWGLASGFFIFEYASEISLFVFGIQHAEIPIKSLAMLPLFVGLREITTSILWAQNRKKTPFIGLGTGVLVNFIILYSLVAIPGLGYAGMSLGIIMLEWIAMAWNFKALELFQQIKSRIIIMLLVDILAFEAILIMVTLCSKSLSSLDWPQTVQIIAEILHYCFWCALYLKVRLKSVFEE, from the coding sequence TTGAAATTACCTCTTTTATTAAAGCAAACCATGGTGAGAGCTAATGCGATGATTGTTGTGAAAGCCATCGGTTTGGTTGGAAAAGTATTTATGACGCGACTTGTTGGAGCCGAAGGAATGGGCCTTTATCAGCTAGCCTACTCCTTCTATAGCTTAATATTGATGATTATTTCAGGGGGATTGCCGACAGCTTTGGGTATGTTTACAGCGAAGCATACTGCAAGAGGCTGGCGTTTGTTCAAAATCTTTTCTATATTTCTGATGCTCACGGGCTTGATATGCAGTGTCTTAACCTTTTGGCTTTCAAAACCGATCGCTTCTTTGCTTGGTTATCCACAGCTTGATTTTGTGATTCGATGTCTATCCCCTGCTATACTGGCAGTCCCCTTGCTAAGTCTGCTGCGCGGATATTTGCAAGGGCTTGAGAAATACACAGCAATTGCTCTTTCGGAAATTATAGAACAAACCGTCAGGATTGGTACTTTAATATGGCTGGTGCCACTATTTATTCAATACGGCATTGAGTCTGCTGTAGGCGGAGCGGTACTTGGAACCTTTACAGGCGCATTGTTAGCCTTTGCAATGCTTTCTGCTTTTTTTATGTACAATCGTCCCTCTGTAGCTTTGTCTCCCCCATCAACTCGAACAGATCTACCTTTGGTGGTACAAGCTTCATTTGCTATTGCACTTACACGCTTGCTTATCCCGGCTTCCGACTTTATGGATGCGATCATCATCCCTCAACGATTACAGGTTGCCGGAGTTTCTCCCAAAGAAGCAGCGGAGATGTTCGGTATTGTCACGGGTATCGCTCTTGTGGTCGCTTATATGCCTACTCTGATTACGGGCTCGCTAACACATACGCTCACAATGAAAATAACTACGGATTGGCAAAATAAGGAATATAACATCTTCTACAAAAAAAGCCATACCGCCCTTCAGATAGCATGGGTCTGGGGATTAGCCTCAGGTTTTTTTATTTTTGAATATGCCTCCGAAATTTCCCTATTTGTTTTTGGTATACAACATGCCGAAATTCCCATTAAATCATTGGCAATGCTACCGTTATTCGTCGGATTGCGGGAAATCACAACAAGCATCTTATGGGCACAAAATCGGAAGAAAACTCCCTTTATTGGCCTTGGCACAGGAGTCCTTGTCAACTTCATTATTCTTTATTCCTTAGTTGCCATTCCCGGGCTCGGGTATGCCGGTATGTCTTTGGGAATCATCATGCTCGAATGGATCGCAATGGCCTGGAATTTCAAAGCTCTGGAACTCTTCCAGCAAATCAAATCCCGCATAATCATTATGCTGTTAGTGGACATTCTTGCTTTTGAAGCCATTCTGATTATGGTTACGCTGTGTTCCAAGTCTTTATCCTCATTAGACTGGCCGCAGACGGTCCAAATTATTGCTGAGATACTTCATTACTGCTTTTGGTGTGCACTGTATTTGAAAGTACGCTTAAAGAGCGTTTTCGAAGAGTAG
- a CDS encoding SRPBCC family protein — protein sequence MTLPVSLPDISQRPHHLTVERKMEASPVVLYQAWTKQFDQWFAAPGTVIMEARVNTAFFFETHFEGKRHPHYGRFLRLEPDRLIELTWVTGEGGTKGYETVLTVELKLNGNGTQLRLTHAGFPDTNSRDQHEQAWPMVLDQLDKKMMTNS from the coding sequence ATGACATTACCTGTTTCTTTGCCTGATATTTCACAAAGGCCGCATCATCTGACGGTGGAACGAAAAATGGAGGCGTCACCTGTTGTCCTGTATCAAGCGTGGACCAAGCAGTTCGACCAATGGTTTGCAGCCCCAGGGACAGTCATCATGGAGGCCCGAGTGAATACGGCCTTTTTTTTCGAAACGCATTTTGAGGGGAAACGCCATCCGCATTACGGAAGGTTTCTAAGACTTGAACCAGATCGCCTTATCGAATTGACCTGGGTTACTGGGGAAGGAGGCACAAAAGGGTATGAAACGGTGCTCACCGTTGAGCTTAAACTCAACGGAAATGGCACACAGCTTCGCCTAACGCACGCAGGTTTTCCAGATACAAATTCGAGGGACCAACACGAGCAGGCATGGCCGATGGTACTTGATCAGCTCGACAAGAAGATGATGACCAATAGCTGA
- a CDS encoding YmaF family protein, which translates to MEIPVTGFVVHSGDSDSDHSHRLFITSWDGRPVNRVHVHPIKGTTSFDVGHCHHYCGETKPAPSGVPHVHHYCVETSCNEQHKHLIKGTTGPAIPLPRGGHYHRFEGCTTVSGKIPHVHKYCGSTGNEEECRPQPY; encoded by the coding sequence ATGGAAATACCAGTAACAGGTTTTGTTGTACATTCCGGTGATTCCGACTCTGACCATTCGCATAGGCTTTTTATTACTTCGTGGGACGGTAGACCAGTTAATAGGGTTCACGTGCATCCTATTAAGGGGACTACATCATTTGATGTGGGACACTGCCACCATTACTGTGGAGAAACAAAGCCGGCTCCAAGTGGTGTTCCGCATGTTCATCATTATTGTGTGGAAACATCATGTAACGAGCAACATAAGCATCTTATTAAAGGAACAACAGGGCCAGCCATTCCCTTGCCAAGAGGTGGCCATTACCACCGTTTTGAAGGATGTACCACAGTAAGTGGTAAAATTCCTCACGTTCACAAGTACTGTGGAAGTACTGGTAATGAGGAAGAATGCCGGCCTCAACCGTATTGA
- a CDS encoding prolyl oligopeptidase family serine peptidase yields MFKRFKKTAKTTMLLTLAVSTTLAFSSGAWAKDAKIQPTSYRTVAEVKDWGATITKIIVNLGKPVPKEAVTKDTFKVHVERSDSRLVNPFIEKGNRKVTKAYVSDKNGNPVKKTGSYVVLEMEIGPAITLGSAIHYDAGSGFNGWNDNKYTITQQKAIKTQSGTISGLEIDNSTGEIRKLVDQFKTGKASFDGVTLTYADYAPAKDKVKNPLVIWLHGMGEGGTDPTIPIAGNKAANFASKEIQSYFGGAYVLAPQTPTYWMDGFTDFGDGTSKYEQALMSLIKDYVAKNKDIDTDRIYIGGDSNGGYMTMLMIRDYKDYFAAAMVVCEALKDSLITDEQINEMKNLPIWFVAAKTDTIVPPNDYMIPTYNRLVNAGAKDVHMSLFDNVVDTSGLYKKSDKTPYEYNGHWSWIYVYNNEVSKLINGKKTTMMEWLASKTLN; encoded by the coding sequence ATGTTTAAACGTTTTAAAAAGACTGCTAAAACAACTATGTTATTAACTCTGGCTGTCAGTACGACCCTTGCTTTCAGTTCTGGTGCATGGGCCAAGGATGCAAAGATACAGCCCACCTCATACCGGACGGTTGCGGAGGTAAAGGATTGGGGAGCAACCATTACAAAGATCATTGTTAATCTGGGTAAGCCGGTACCTAAAGAGGCGGTAACAAAGGATACATTTAAGGTGCATGTAGAAAGAAGCGATAGCAGGCTGGTAAATCCCTTTATTGAGAAAGGCAACCGGAAGGTCACCAAGGCCTATGTATCGGACAAAAACGGCAACCCTGTAAAGAAAACCGGAAGCTACGTTGTGTTGGAAATGGAGATCGGCCCGGCCATAACATTAGGCTCCGCTATTCATTATGATGCAGGTTCCGGGTTTAACGGGTGGAATGATAACAAATACACGATCACGCAGCAAAAAGCTATCAAAACCCAATCAGGAACGATTTCCGGCTTGGAAATTGATAATTCCACAGGTGAGATACGGAAGCTTGTAGATCAATTTAAAACCGGCAAAGCTTCTTTTGACGGGGTTACTTTAACCTATGCGGACTATGCGCCAGCAAAAGACAAAGTGAAAAACCCTCTAGTGATCTGGCTGCACGGTATGGGAGAGGGAGGCACAGATCCAACGATTCCGATTGCCGGCAATAAAGCTGCGAATTTTGCTTCTAAGGAAATTCAATCCTATTTTGGCGGGGCTTATGTGTTGGCACCTCAGACTCCAACCTACTGGATGGATGGTTTCACAGACTTTGGAGACGGAACCTCCAAATATGAGCAAGCATTGATGTCCTTAATTAAGGATTATGTGGCCAAGAACAAAGACATTGATACAGATCGAATCTACATTGGCGGAGACTCCAACGGCGGTTACATGACTATGCTGATGATCCGTGATTATAAAGATTATTTTGCAGCAGCTATGGTTGTGTGTGAAGCCTTGAAGGATAGCCTTATAACCGATGAACAAATTAACGAAATGAAGAACCTGCCGATCTGGTTTGTGGCCGCCAAAACCGACACCATAGTGCCGCCTAACGATTATATGATTCCGACCTACAACCGTTTAGTGAATGCCGGAGCAAAGGATGTTCATATGTCGTTATTTGACAACGTAGTGGATACTTCCGGCTTGTACAAGAAAAGCGACAAAACACCGTATGAATACAATGGCCACTGGTCCTGGATTTACGTGTATAACAACGAAGTATCGAAGCTGATTAACGGAAAGAAAACAACGATGATGGAATGGCTGGCCTCCAAAACATTGAACTAA
- a CDS encoding AraC family transcriptional regulator encodes MEYKYELVQADNHFPLKIIVHSSNEPAYIPRHWHDSIEISYVLSGGIDNIYIDGVNYSSKEGDIVLINSNAIHSFSVAKGEGREAITVLIPYGFIRENVNSSNPISFDCISIFETNEQRLQQFAELRGLLDTLFAAYLNRHNDPLEHIHLTSLSYKLVYLLLMHFKIDNESIHGFNSNKYLERLTLITDYIQENYDQSLSLDSIAQVFGLSPEYLSRFFVKHVGMTLFQYINAIRLERSFRVLMNTDHSIIQIALEHGFPNEKSFARVFKKVYQATPHQYRKRTRGILGQGVSN; translated from the coding sequence TTGGAATACAAATATGAGTTGGTCCAGGCAGACAATCATTTTCCGTTAAAAATTATAGTTCATTCTTCAAATGAACCAGCATACATACCCAGGCATTGGCACGACAGCATAGAAATATCCTATGTGCTTTCAGGAGGAATCGACAATATTTACATTGATGGCGTGAATTATAGCTCCAAAGAAGGAGATATTGTGCTCATCAATTCGAATGCTATTCATTCCTTTTCTGTGGCTAAGGGAGAAGGAAGAGAGGCTATAACCGTCCTGATCCCTTATGGATTTATTAGAGAAAATGTTAACAGCAGTAACCCCATTTCATTTGATTGTATATCTATTTTCGAAACCAATGAGCAGAGATTGCAGCAATTTGCGGAGCTGCGTGGTTTGCTAGACACATTATTTGCGGCTTACCTCAACCGGCATAATGACCCTTTAGAACATATCCATTTAACGTCTCTATCTTATAAGCTGGTGTATCTTTTATTAATGCATTTTAAAATTGACAATGAATCTATTCACGGCTTTAATTCCAATAAATATTTGGAACGGCTGACGTTGATCACCGATTATATCCAAGAGAATTACGATCAAAGCTTATCCCTGGATTCCATAGCCCAGGTTTTTGGGTTATCTCCCGAATATTTGTCCCGTTTTTTTGTCAAGCATGTCGGGATGACCCTATTTCAATATATCAATGCCATCCGTCTGGAGAGATCTTTTCGTGTTCTTATGAATACGGACCATTCTATCATTCAAATTGCGCTGGAGCACGGGTTTCCGAACGAAAAATCTTTTGCCAGGGTATTTAAGAAGGTTTATCAGGCAACACCACATCAATATCGAAAGAGGACAAGGGGGATTCTGGGGCAAGGAGTCAGTAATTGA
- a CDS encoding protein kinase domain-containing protein, translating to MEQNQFIYYLQNRYGFRYLFEYFPKKSYLNFHYFSGMDISGAKPIFIKMDGTLGQASQREAILLQLLNSSTQTKYFPQLIAYEMEGPYPFVAMELLQGITLEQLLMQGPSLTYNQKRELLRQMLEILTILHKTNVIHRDVRPGNMLIQIDGVGNSVKLFLIDFAFSVGLWPNHLPDLPYLLTQPQYLVDLGGANYKPDQFKWDDAYSFYRSALMIDSNYENLFPELWNQLYSSINKIIYSHQ from the coding sequence TTGGAACAAAACCAATTTATCTACTACTTGCAGAACCGTTATGGCTTTAGATATCTTTTTGAATATTTCCCAAAAAAATCTTATTTAAATTTTCATTATTTCTCAGGAATGGATATATCGGGAGCAAAACCTATTTTCATAAAAATGGACGGAACTCTAGGTCAAGCCTCGCAACGTGAAGCGATCCTGCTACAATTATTAAATTCATCAACTCAAACCAAGTATTTCCCCCAATTGATTGCATATGAGATGGAAGGTCCTTATCCCTTTGTTGCTATGGAGCTTTTACAGGGTATAACGTTGGAACAACTATTAATGCAGGGGCCAAGCTTAACTTACAATCAGAAGCGGGAATTACTGAGGCAAATGCTTGAGATTTTAACGATCTTGCATAAAACAAATGTAATTCATCGAGATGTTAGACCCGGCAATATGTTAATTCAAATTGATGGAGTTGGTAATTCAGTAAAGTTATTTTTAATTGACTTTGCTTTTTCAGTAGGATTATGGCCGAACCATTTGCCAGATCTCCCCTATCTTCTTACACAACCACAATACTTAGTAGACTTAGGAGGGGCAAACTATAAGCCCGATCAATTCAAATGGGATGATGCGTATTCCTTTTATCGAAGCGCGCTAATGATAGATTCTAATTATGAGAATCTTTTTCCCGAGTTGTGGAATCAACTTTATTCCTCTATAAATAAGATCATTTATTCTCATCAATAA
- the groL gene encoding chaperonin GroEL (60 kDa chaperone family; promotes refolding of misfolded polypeptides especially under stressful conditions; forms two stacked rings of heptamers to form a barrel-shaped 14mer; ends can be capped by GroES; misfolded proteins enter the barrel where they are refolded when GroES binds), whose amino-acid sequence MAKDIKFSEDARRSMLRGVDALANAVKVTLGPKGRNVVLEKKFGSPLITNDGVTIAKEIELEDAFENMGAQLVKEVATKTNDVAGDGTTTATVLAQALITEGLKNVTAGASPIGIRKGIDKAVKAAVAELQSISKPIESKQSIAQVAGISAADDEVGELIAEAMEKVGKDGVITVEESRGFATELEVVEGMQFDRGYISPYMITDTDKMEAVLDNPYILITDKKITNTQEILPLLEKIVQQGKPLVLIAEDIEGEALAMLVVNKLRGTFNAVAVKAPGFGDRRKAMLQDIAALTGGQVITEELGLDLKSASVDQLGTARQVRITKENTIVVDGAGNKADIDARVSQIRTQLEETTSEFDKEKLQERLAKLSGGVAVIKVGAATETELKERKLRIEDALNATRAAVEEGIVSGGGVALLNVYSAVAAVALQGDEQTGVNIVLRALEAPIRTIAANAGEEGSVIVERLKREEVGVGFNAATGEWVNMIDAGIVDPAKVTRYALQNAASVAAMFLTTEAVIADKPEPEKAAMPDMGGMGGMGGMM is encoded by the coding sequence ATGGCTAAAGACATTAAATTCAGTGAAGACGCTCGCCGCTCCATGCTGCGCGGGGTAGATGCATTGGCTAACGCTGTTAAAGTAACACTCGGACCGAAAGGCCGTAACGTTGTACTTGAGAAAAAATTCGGTAGCCCGCTCATCACCAATGACGGTGTAACGATTGCAAAAGAAATCGAGCTGGAAGACGCATTCGAAAACATGGGTGCTCAACTGGTTAAAGAAGTAGCAACCAAAACCAACGATGTAGCTGGTGACGGTACAACTACGGCTACGGTTTTGGCTCAAGCCCTCATCACTGAAGGTCTGAAAAACGTAACTGCTGGCGCAAGCCCAATCGGTATCCGCAAAGGGATCGACAAAGCGGTTAAAGCGGCTGTTGCTGAACTGCAATCCATCTCCAAACCAATCGAAAGCAAACAATCCATTGCACAAGTAGCCGGAATTTCCGCTGCTGACGATGAAGTAGGCGAACTGATCGCCGAAGCTATGGAAAAAGTGGGCAAAGACGGTGTCATCACTGTTGAAGAATCCCGCGGTTTTGCAACAGAGCTGGAAGTTGTTGAAGGTATGCAATTTGACCGTGGCTACATTTCCCCGTACATGATTACAGATACGGACAAAATGGAAGCTGTACTGGACAATCCATACATCCTGATCACAGACAAAAAAATCACGAACACTCAAGAAATCCTGCCATTGCTTGAAAAAATCGTACAACAAGGCAAGCCGCTCGTTCTGATCGCTGAAGACATCGAAGGCGAAGCGCTGGCGATGCTGGTTGTCAACAAACTGCGTGGTACATTCAACGCTGTAGCTGTTAAAGCTCCGGGCTTTGGTGACCGTCGCAAAGCAATGCTGCAAGATATCGCTGCTCTGACAGGCGGCCAAGTGATCACGGAAGAACTGGGTCTGGACCTGAAATCTGCTTCCGTAGACCAACTGGGTACAGCACGTCAAGTGCGTATCACGAAAGAAAATACGATTGTGGTTGACGGTGCTGGAAACAAAGCCGACATCGACGCTCGTGTTAGCCAAATCCGTACACAATTGGAAGAAACTACTTCCGAGTTCGACAAAGAGAAGCTGCAAGAGCGTCTGGCTAAATTGTCCGGCGGCGTAGCAGTAATCAAAGTCGGTGCGGCTACTGAAACAGAATTGAAAGAACGCAAACTGCGCATCGAAGATGCCCTGAACGCAACCCGTGCTGCGGTTGAAGAAGGTATCGTATCCGGTGGCGGTGTAGCGCTCCTGAACGTATACAGTGCGGTTGCAGCCGTTGCACTGCAAGGCGACGAGCAAACAGGCGTAAACATCGTGTTGCGCGCTCTGGAAGCTCCAATCCGTACGATCGCTGCTAACGCAGGTGAAGAAGGCTCTGTCATCGTTGAGCGTCTGAAACGCGAAGAAGTTGGCGTTGGTTTCAACGCAGCTACTGGCGAGTGGGTAAACATGATCGACGCAGGTATCGTTGACCCTGCGAAAGTAACTCGTTACGCACTGCAAAACGCTGCATCTGTAGCGGCTATGTTCCTGACTACCGAAGCAGTTATCGCTGACAAGCCAGAACCAGAAAAGGCTGCAATGCCTGATATGGGCGGCATGGGCGGAATGGGCGGCATGATGTAA